The Miscanthus floridulus cultivar M001 unplaced genomic scaffold, ASM1932011v1 fs_767_2, whole genome shotgun sequence sequence AACATCAAGGAGAAATAAAAGGCTATCATGAGAACAAAATTAGTTTGATTATTTTATTCATGTACCTCATATAAATACCATGAGATATAAGCATCTGTAGCAGCATATTGAAGTTGTTGTTTGGAGAGAACATCAACCTCCCAATTCCCCATTCTTATGTTGCTCGGCTTCGGCAACTACAGACAAGCAACAAAGCTACATATGATAAAGTGCATTGCGACGTTGATCTTTTTTAGTCCAAATAAACATGCATACCAAAAGGATTTTCAAGTTCACAGTTAGCATCAGGAATTTAGAAAGTAATTTGGGTTTCTTCCTACCAAATCTATAACTTAACAAATACGAAATAACAAGCTACAAAGTGGGAATTTTCAGGATAGTGTAATTCACAAATAGAGCACAAATTTAAATTGAACAGAGATTGGACTTTGTCGCCCACACACATTACTAATGGAGCTGCAAAAGACATAAATACTTAGTGTAATCGATATACCTCTTTGCATGTGATCATTTCAGTTAAAGAAGCAAGACTCCATCTTTTGGGAGGAGTAGCTAACTTGACATTTGCCAGGGTTGACAAATCCATCAGTGGTTGTACACAGACATCATAATCATTCAACATTTTCCTTGCATCATTGTCTATGCATATTCCAACCTGAAAAGACATGGAACCGTGACTAACATGATTTAACTAGAGCATAGTGTCTAGGTAAAAAATAATGGAAAAAATATGAGGGTAAAAACAAGCAAAAGCACTGACTTTAATGGACGAACTATCCTCCAAAAGAGTTTTCAGTATAGGTGGTACCCCAGAGTGAGCAATATGCAGCACATAGCACACAGTTTTCTCCATGCATAGTTGCATTACAGCAACCTTACAAGGTGGTTCCCCTGCAAAGACCACAGCTCCAGTTATGTTCTACCAGATGGAACTACTTGCAAGAAAGAAGTTACCACATGTTCACAAAAGAGGAATGGCCAAACTTCATTTGATTTAGATATAGTGAAGACTCCAACAACAAACCTCTTCTTGGAAAGGGCCTCCACTCGAGATCAAACCCAAGAGAAACCTGGCCGGGCGCTTTCATCCCCTCAATTTTGTGTAAGATGTCAGTTGCAGCCTTCTCCGCTTCTGAAGGTGTCCTGCAGTAAACTATCTTACCGCTGAATGATATTTGTTGGCGTCTTGCCCTCACATTGCCTGTAATCAGGATGAAGAGGAAAATGATTCCCATCTCAGTTACACAAGAACTCAAGAAGCGATGTGATCAAAACCCAGAAAAGAATGGATTTTTACGCGCCTAAGACACGGCGGTGGGGATCAGGTACTTCTTAGCCCGCATTTTCAAAATCTGTTGTGATCCAAACCCAATGCGTGGCGAATTGCTAGCAAAAGCAATTTCTTGCCCCCATTTTCAAGAAGCAGGAGGGTTCTTTAATTCCGCTAGGCCAGAAATGGGGAATGGGAAAGGCGATAAAAGCAGGAGCGCACCTTGGGGTGTGTGGGGCGTGAGGGCCCATGACGGCGTGGATCCACCGAACATCGGGCTTTGGCTGTACCGGGGGCGGGAGGAGGGGGAAGGGGATGGGTAGGTCCAGTCGGGTAGGCGGCGGCGCTTTGCGGAGGCGGAAGCCGAGGCGTAGGCGGCCTCGATGGCCTGAAGCtccgcctcggcggcggcgtcccAGTGGAAGTCGTCGTACTCAACGTTGCCGTGGACCGGCGACGCGGGgggcgcgccggcgccggcgccgggatGCATGGCCATCGAGCTCGCTGGAGCACGAGCACGGCGGAGCCTATTTTCTCGCAGAAAATGAGaccgaattttttgttttttttccttttttttaagtttttcacgtatatatatacacacaggaTGTAAGTATGCTTTTAAAATAGACTGGGGCTCTGGCTTGTGGCGGAGAGCTCTACGTTGCGACAATGGCTCGTGGCCTCTGGCCCAACCGAAGGGCTGTCTACTCACCACTACTGTTGCCGGGCACGGGGCAGGAAGCCACGGTTGCACCATGGCTAGACCCGGCGCCCGCTCCACAACAACCACCTTTGTGTGAGTGGCTCGGGCTAAACCGTGACACTTGTAGTGTCATCAACAATCGGCGCCACGCTCGgcacgatgatgatgtccattgAGTGGCGGCGAGAGCAAGCGGCGCGAGCCCCggcctgaccatcgaggagtATGGGGAcacacaccctaggcatggtggccGACCAAACGACTAGAGCACCAGCCCGAATGGCTcggggccatgggcctttggtcgtcACATATAGAAAGCGTCGTTTCCACACCGCTTCCCACCGCCCACCAACCTTGCCagatacaccggggagacaaacattagtatatggctcgaagacttctagctcgcctgtcgagccggaggagtggatgatgattacttcatccagtacctccccaactgcgtgggggagcatgttcgagcatagctcgaattccttccacccgacagcatccgcgactgggtggatctcaagagggtctttgttggAAATTTCCAGAGAACGTATGTCCGTCCCGAgaattcctgggatctcaagAGTTGCCAGTAGGATCCCAacaagtccctacgggattacattcataggttctcaaagcagtgcaactcccttctTGATATCGTCGatgtggacgtcatcagcgcgttcctctccgggacaacctgcaagtccttgatccacaagctcagttgtgtgaagccccgtaccacccacgaTCTGCTTGACAtcgccacgaaccacgcctccagcgaggaggtggtcagggCGGTCTTCAGCGACGATCGGGACAGGGGCAAGgacaagcgcgaggaccaaggcgagggcccctccacacaaatgggcaagaagaagaagaaggattggCACCGACCGGCCAACCCAGCTTTGGTCGTTGTGGCTGACCGAGCGGGCAAGTAGCCCTAGTAGGGCCAgcccgaccacttcgacaagctcatggagagacAATGTACAAACCACACCTATCTTGTTAAACACCtttacaaggactgcgagctcctcaagcgcttcctgcgGCAAGccacgaagccaaaagaagggaaaggcaaggaagaggcggccaagaaaggaggcgcggcgAGTAAGGATGAAGATGGCTTACCTGACcctaaggaatgcctcatgatctttgggggattcgacgccatccactccaagcccagcacaaggtatgctacAGAGAAGCATGTGCCACTgagtcggccatcccctctttccttagctggtcggactctccgatcacttttgatcacaGAGACCACCCTTCCCACGTCGCCTGACCAGGtcgtgtaacacccaaaattttcattcttttaaaataagtaaatttgatttaattatattattatgtgtgcattcaaatatatgaaattaatattttttgggaaattaaaatcaaatataaggttagtaaccttttgatgcatacatgttgctgcacctttatttttgcaatgatttgttttgatcaaatttgaatttggatacaaaatcaatttgaaaatggtttgctaaaactctagaaaataaaaagaaaaaggaaattcaatTCTTCCCCTCTCTTCCTCATTCTGGCCTGATGGCCCAACTCCCTTCGCCGGCCCACTCGCCTTCTCCTTTCCCCTCCTCCTGTTttcctcttgggccggcccaatcgGGCGAGCTGGCAACCACCGCCGCGTCAGCCCCGCCAGCCCAACTCGGGCAACTGCCGCCGTGCCCTCCTCCTTCCCTCAGTCGCTGACCACCTGGCCCACATGTCGGTGCTACCTCCAACCTCCTGTGCGTCCCGTAGCACCGGTCAAGGCCGCAACCGCCGCTCCGCGCTCCGCGCTCACGTCTCGCGTCGTTGTGGGAGCAT is a genomic window containing:
- the LOC136533001 gene encoding 3'-5' exonuclease-like isoform X2 translates to MAMHPGAGAGAPPASPVHGNVEYDDFHWDAAAEAELQAIEAAYASASASAKRRRLPDWTYPSPSPSSRPRYSQSPMFGGSTPSWALTPHTPQGNVRARRQQISFSGKIVYCRTPSEAEKAATDILHKIEGMKAPGQVSLGFDLEWRPFPRRGEPPCKVAVMQLCMEKTVCYVLHIAHSGVPPILKTLLEDSSSIKVGICIDNDARKMLNDYDVCVQPLMDLSTLANVKLATPPKRWSLASLTEMITCKELPKPSNIRMGNWEVDVLSKQQLQYAATDAYISWYLYETFPDYTAEAETESVKAQ
- the LOC136533001 gene encoding 3'-5' exonuclease-like isoform X1, giving the protein MAMHPGAGAGAPPASPVHGNVEYDDFHWDAAAEAELQAIEAAYASASASAKRRRLPDWTYPSPSPSSRPRYSQSPMFGGSTPSWALTPHTPQGNVRARRQQISFSGKIVYCRTPSEAEKAATDILHKIEGMKAPGQVSLGFDLEWRPFPRRGEPPCKVAVMQLCMEKTVCYVLHIAHSGVPPILKTLLEDSSSIKVGICIDNDARKMLNDYDVCVQPLMDLSTLANVKLATPPKRWSLASLTEMITCKELPKPSNIRMGNWEVDVLSKQQLQYAATDAYISWYLYEALQTFPDYTAEAETESVKAQ